One part of the Desulfonema ishimotonii genome encodes these proteins:
- a CDS encoding rhodanese-like domain-containing protein yields MVVFIILSCGFIFGWDLFWFFMGVRPLFPWQLRQKTGAERAAFLLIDVRTQAEYNLFHIDGVRHVPDAMLKPVLPDGCNPETPVIVICMTGHRSPVVAWSLKKQGVRQVYNLTWGMLGWKLWGGATRSSRK; encoded by the coding sequence ATGGTGGTTTTCATCATCCTGAGCTGCGGTTTCATCTTCGGATGGGATCTGTTCTGGTTTTTTATGGGCGTCCGCCCCCTGTTTCCCTGGCAACTGAGACAGAAGACAGGGGCAGAACGGGCCGCATTTCTGCTCATCGACGTGAGGACGCAGGCTGAGTACAATTTGTTTCACATTGACGGTGTGCGGCATGTCCCGGACGCAATGCTGAAACCGGTGTTGCCGGACGGCTGCAACCCGGAAACGCCGGTAATCGTGATCTGCATGACCGGACACCGCTCCCCGGTTGTGGCCTGGTCTCTGAAAAAACAGGGTGTCAGACAGGTGTACAACCTGACATGGGGAATGCTCGGCTGGAAGCTGTGGGGCGGGGCAACGCGCTCCTCACGGAAGTGA
- a CDS encoding lipoate--protein ligase, translated as MFFIQGNSDITDPHINLALEEYCLRHLDMGHPYLLFYINAPSVIIGRNQNTVEEINADYVREKGIRVVRRVSGGGAVYHDSGNLNFSFITRYDRHHLNNFKKFTSPVIRALNRMGVPAALNGRNDIVVSGRKISGNAQYSNGKSMLSHGTLLLDSDLDTVVRALNVSADKIESKGLKSVRSRVANISEFLEKPMSMDAFRGCLLEAVFSPGNGLREYRLTDADWEGVHSLAQEKYRSWDWNYGRSPRFNIRRVRRFEMGQIDARIEVEGGEIRQIRIYGDFLGHGNVADLETRLTGIRYRSDAVRQALEGADLNRYFGKMAPDTFAEFLVAA; from the coding sequence ATGTTTTTCATTCAGGGCAACAGTGACATCACCGATCCCCACATCAATCTGGCGCTGGAGGAATATTGCCTGCGTCACCTGGACATGGGACACCCGTACCTGCTGTTTTATATCAATGCGCCGTCCGTTATCATCGGCAGAAACCAGAACACCGTCGAGGAAATTAATGCGGACTATGTCCGGGAAAAGGGCATCCGCGTGGTCCGCCGGGTTTCGGGCGGCGGGGCCGTATATCACGATTCCGGCAATCTCAACTTCAGCTTCATCACCCGGTATGACCGGCATCACCTCAACAATTTTAAAAAATTCACATCGCCGGTTATCCGGGCGCTGAACCGTATGGGGGTTCCGGCCGCGCTGAACGGGCGCAACGATATAGTCGTCAGTGGGCGGAAGATATCGGGCAATGCCCAGTATTCAAACGGCAAAAGCATGTTAAGCCACGGCACCCTGCTGCTGGATTCCGACCTTGACACCGTGGTGAGGGCCCTGAATGTCAGCGCAGACAAAATTGAGTCCAAAGGGCTGAAATCGGTCCGCAGCCGGGTGGCTAATATCTCAGAATTTCTGGAAAAACCGATGAGTATGGACGCTTTCAGGGGATGCCTCCTGGAGGCGGTTTTTTCCCCGGGCAACGGGCTGCGGGAATACCGACTGACAGATGCGGACTGGGAAGGGGTTCACAGTCTGGCCCAGGAAAAATACCGTTCCTGGGACTGGAACTATGGCCGTTCGCCCAGATTCAACATCCGCCGGGTCCGGCGCTTTGAAATGGGGCAGATTGACGCCCGCATTGAGGTGGAAGGCGGAGAGATCCGGCAGATCAGGATCTACGGCGACTTTCTGGGGCACGGCAATGTGGCGGATCTGGAAACGCGGCTGACCGGTATCCGCTATCGTTCGGATGCGGTGCGGCAGGCGCTTGAGGGGGCAGATCTGAACCGCTATTTCGGGAAGATGGCCCCGGATACGTTTGCGGAATTTCTGGTCGCGGCATAA